The following proteins are co-located in the Sphaeramia orbicularis chromosome 24, fSphaOr1.1, whole genome shotgun sequence genome:
- the LOC115415193 gene encoding LOW QUALITY PROTEIN: peptidyl-prolyl cis-trans isomerase-like 4 (The sequence of the model RefSeq protein was modified relative to this genomic sequence to represent the inferred CDS: inserted 2 bases in 2 codons) — protein sequence MAVLLETTLGDIVIDLFTDERPKTCLNFLKLCKIKFYNYCLIHNVQRDFIVQTGDPTGTGRGGESVYSKLYGDQARFFDAEKAPRIKHKKKGTVSMVNNGSDQHGSQFLITTGENLDYLDGVHTVFGEVTEGMDVLAKINETFVDKDFVPFQDIRINHTVILEDPFDDPPDLPVPDRSPEPTKEQLDSGRIGADEVIDDEDGKGAEELEERLREKEAKTQAILLEMVGDLPDADIKPPENVLFVCKLNPVTTDEDLEIIFSRFGTIKSCEIIRDWKTGDSLCYAFIEFEKQEDCEKAFFXMDNVLIDDRRIHVDFSQSVSKIRWKGKGGKYTKDDFKAYEKDLENRSNXALKDQVKPKQDSKYDLLLEEDEATASHRHSEKKHKEKRHHHHSDDEDTRRSKKHKDSEDARRDRKTGRQRSRSRSRSRDRDHKHSKSRGKHGKEGRDKGHGHKDRSRSRSPRKSKDKDRSRYR from the exons ATGGCGGTGCTGCTTGAAACGACGCTGGGCGATATTGTAATTGATTTGTTCACAGACGAAAGGCCGAAAA CCTGCTTAAACTTTCTGAAATTATGCAAGATAAAATTCTACAACTACTGCCTCATCCACAATGTTCAG AGAGACTTCATCGTACAGACTGGAGATCCCACTGGGACAGGCCGTGGAGGAGAGTCTGTGTACAG TAAACTGTACGGGGACCAGGCCAGGTTTTTTGATGCAGAGAAAGCGCCGCgtatcaaacataaaaaaaagggaacagtgTCAATGGTAAACAATGGGAGTGACCAACATGGTTCTCAG TTCCTTATTACCACTGGTGAGAACCTGGACTATCTGGATGGAGTCCATACTGTGTTTGGGGAGGTAACTGAAGGCATGGATGTCTTGGCCAAGATAAATGAGACCTTTGTTGACAAGGACTTTGTTCCATTTCAGGATATCAG GATAAACCACACAGTGATCCTGGAGGACCCATTTGATGACCCTCCTGACCTGCCGGTGCCAGATCGATCCCCTGAGCCTACCAAAGAGCAGCTAGAT AGCGGCCGAATAGGAGCAGATGAAGTGATCGACGATGAAGATGGAAAAGGAGCAGAGGAGTTGGAGGAGAGGCTGAGGGAGAAAGAAGCCAAGACTCAGGCTATCCTTCTGGAGATG GTGGGCGACCTGCCGGACGCAGACATCAAACCTCCAGAGAACGTTCTGTTTGTGTGCAAACTGAACCCAGTGACCACAGACGAGGACCTGGAAATCATCTTCTCCCGCTTCGGGACCATCAAAAG CTGCGAGATCATCAGAGATTGGAAAACTGGAGACTCCCTCTGTTATGCTTTCATTGAATTTGAGAAG CAGGAGGATTGTGAAAAGGCCTTCT AAATGGACAACGTGCTCATTGATGATCGACGTATTCACGTGGACTTCAGTCAGTCTGTATCAAAGATCAGATGGAAAGGGAAAG GTGGAAAGTACACTAAAGATGACTTCAAGGCCTATGAGAAGGACCTGGAAAACCGATCCA TGGCTCTGAAGGATCAAGTGAAGCCTAAACAGGA TTCCAAGTATGACCTGCTGTTAGAGGAAGATGAAGCGACCGCGAGTCATCGGCACTCTgagaagaaacacaaagaaaagaggCACCATCATCATTCAGATGATGAGGATACCAGGAGGTCCAAAAAGCACAAG GACAGCGAAGACGCCCGGCGGGACAGGAAGACCGGCCGTCAGCGCTCACGATCCCGTTCGCGTTCCAGAGACCGGGATCACAAACACAGCAAGTCCAGGGGAAAGCACGGGAAAGAGGGACGCGATAAAGGCCACGGACACAAGGACAGAAGCCGCAGCCGCTCGCCCAGGAAGTCCAAGGATAAGGACAGGAGTCGGTACAGATGA
- the LOC115415194 gene encoding LOW QUALITY PROTEIN: glycoprotein integral membrane protein 1-like (The sequence of the model RefSeq protein was modified relative to this genomic sequence to represent the inferred CDS: inserted 2 bases in 2 codons), with the protein MATVKLSQNELKMTGPAVYVLCLLFAPVTFTESSSRQMNTENILINVTAATLADTQLQDSNNLQINLNISVGDEQVLVNDIPVELSGVTRFNCQALLLESTNGSSEFESGDVVSTVTRVMVSQNRLYSDSEEVVALQVFSEVIEMEGKEVQQPDMCEVKLLMSPDFQKLAQFTNIYPIGHSEIFRVPRENDVVVTDPPNPRKAEEQVMSHTTSQYPLKHSETTQEEIAAPGKLPETPLRMDPDLMYDVRYDDEYDNKETGQPDQIQMETPPKEFISSYSAMCQWVEQVRDRLRHFCXESLPLFFLVMWVVVIGVXGSAVIVKILDLFFPTCEHKHIFHINPVTLLPEEEKHTLLENIEVEAEEEEKKP; encoded by the exons ATGGCTACTGTTAAGCTAAGTCAAAACGAGCTGAAAATGACAGGACCTGCGGTTTATGTTTTATGTCTGCTTTTTGCCCCAGTCACATTCACAGAGTCGTCGTCTAGGCAGATGAATACG GAAAACATCCTGATTAATGTGACAGCAGCGACATTGGCAGACACGCAGTTACAGGACTCCAATAATTTGCAG ATAAATCTAAACATATCGGTGGGTGATGAGCAGGTGTTGGTCAATGACATCCCCGTGGAGCTGTCAGGGGTCACAAGATTCAACTGCCAGGCTCTTCTCT TGGAAAGCACTAATGGCAGCAGTGAGTTTGAGTCTGGAGACGTGGTATCCACTGTTACCCGGGTCATGGTGAGCCAGAACCGCCTGTACAGCGACTCCGAGGAGGTGGTGGCTCTGCAGGTGTTCAGTGAAGTTATAGAGATGGAGGGCAAAGAG GTGCAGCAGCCTGACATGTGTGAGGTGAAACtactgatgagtccagatttccAGAAGCTCGCACAGTTCACTAATATATACCCCATCGGGCACAGTGAGATCTTCAGGGTGCCCCGTGAAAACGATGTGGTCGTCACAGATCCACCAAATCCAAGAAAAG CAGAGGAGCAGGTGATGTCCCACACCACCAGTCAGTACCCTCTGAAGCACAGCGAGACCACCCAGGAGGAGATTGCAGCACCGGGGAAGCTTCCTGAAACTCCCCTCCGCATGGACCCCGACCTGATGTATGACGTCAGATATGATGACGAGTACGATAACAAGGAGACGGGCCAGCCGGATCAGATTCAGATGGAGACTCCGCCCAAAGAATTTATATCCTCCTACTCG GCCATGTGCCAGTGGGTGGAGCAGGTCCGGGACCGTCTGAGGCACTTCT TCGAGTCCCTGCCGCTCTTCTTCCTGGTCATGTGGGTGGTGGTGATCGGCG GTGGATCAGCCGTCATCGTCAAGATCCTGGACTTGTTCTTTCCGACCTGTGAACACAA